Proteins encoded by one window of Pseudomonas sp. LS44:
- a CDS encoding phosphatidylglycerophosphatase A, giving the protein MPEHPDQAPAQPVPHSVWHNPWHFLAFGFGSGTLPKAPGTWGSLVALPFVPLWQLLPDWGYWLMLGLTMLFGFWLCGKVADDLRVHDHEGIVWDEMVGMWITLWLVPEGWQWLLAGFVVFRILDILKPWPIRWIDRHVHGGVGIMLDDILAGVFAWLTMQLLVWAVALWG; this is encoded by the coding sequence GTGCCCGAACATCCCGATCAAGCTCCCGCCCAGCCGGTACCACACTCGGTATGGCATAACCCTTGGCACTTCCTGGCCTTCGGCTTTGGTTCCGGGACGTTGCCGAAAGCCCCAGGCACCTGGGGCTCGTTGGTCGCGCTGCCGTTCGTCCCGCTGTGGCAACTGCTGCCGGACTGGGGCTACTGGCTGATGCTCGGGCTGACCATGCTGTTCGGCTTCTGGCTGTGCGGCAAAGTTGCCGATGACCTGCGCGTGCACGATCACGAAGGCATCGTCTGGGACGAAATGGTCGGCATGTGGATTACCCTGTGGCTGGTGCCGGAGGGCTGGCAATGGCTGCTCGCGGGCTTTGTCGTGTTCCGCATTTTGGATATCCTCAAGCCTTGGCCGATCCGCTGGATCGATCGCCATGTGCATGGCGGGGTCGGCATCATGCTCGATGACATCCTGGCCGGGGTGTTCGCCTGGTTGACCATGCAACTGCTGGTCTGGGCTGTCGCCCTGTGGGGATAG
- the thiL gene encoding thiamine-phosphate kinase has product MGEFELIRRYFAAASCARAAAGVALGIGDDCALLQVDAGEQLAVSTDTLVAGVHFPDCCDPFLLGQRALGVSASDLAAMGAAPLAFTLALTLPNAEPAWLEDFARGLDQMAQACGLALVGGDTTRGPLSLTLSVFGRLPAGQALTRSGARPGDLLCVGGTLGDGAGALPLVLGQTQAAAAVAELLLARYWAPQPQLALGQLLRGKASAALDISDGLLADCGHIARASGVALLIERERLPLSPALLALCGREAALAHALGGGDDYRLAFTLPAEQLAAVQVAWPEVAVIGRVAAGEAVQLLDADGQPLALPETGYQHFRP; this is encoded by the coding sequence GTGGGTGAGTTCGAGCTGATTCGCCGTTACTTTGCCGCCGCGTCCTGCGCGCGCGCGGCGGCCGGCGTTGCCTTGGGCATCGGCGACGATTGCGCGTTGTTGCAGGTGGACGCTGGCGAACAGCTGGCGGTCTCCACCGACACCCTGGTTGCCGGGGTGCACTTTCCCGATTGTTGCGATCCTTTTCTGCTCGGCCAGCGTGCGCTCGGCGTCTCCGCCAGCGATCTCGCGGCGATGGGCGCTGCGCCGCTGGCCTTTACCCTGGCCTTGACCCTGCCGAACGCCGAGCCGGCCTGGTTGGAGGATTTTGCCCGGGGTCTCGACCAGATGGCGCAGGCCTGCGGTCTGGCGCTGGTCGGTGGCGATACCACCCGCGGCCCGCTGAGCCTGACCCTCAGCGTATTCGGGCGGCTGCCCGCCGGCCAGGCCTTGACCCGTAGTGGCGCGCGTCCGGGTGATCTGCTGTGTGTCGGCGGCACGCTCGGCGATGGGGCCGGTGCCTTGCCGTTGGTGCTCGGTCAGACGCAGGCCGCGGCAGCCGTCGCCGAACTGCTGCTGGCACGCTATTGGGCACCGCAACCACAGTTAGCGCTCGGTCAGTTGCTGCGTGGCAAAGCCAGTGCGGCGCTGGATATTTCCGATGGCCTACTCGCCGACTGCGGGCACATCGCCCGCGCCTCTGGCGTCGCCTTGCTGATCGAGCGCGAGCGCCTGCCGCTCTCGCCGGCGCTGCTGGCCCTATGCGGGCGTGAAGCAGCCCTGGCCCATGCGCTTGGCGGTGGCGACGATTACCGTCTGGCGTTTACCCTGCCGGCAGAGCAGCTGGCCGCGGTGCAAGTAGCCTGGCCGGAAGTGGCTGTGATCGGCCGGGTCGCGGCGGGTGAGGCTGTGCAGCTGCTGGACGCCGATGGCCAGCCGCTGGCTTTGCCCGAGACGGGCTATCAGCATTTCCGGCCATAG
- the nusB gene encoding transcription antitermination factor NusB: MISDDNDSFNPQPEKRPNAPTGKLAARRQARSLGMQALYQWQMAGQSLNEIEAQFRVDNDFKAVDGAYFREILHGVATNKTEIDDALLPCLDRTLEELDPVELAILRLSTYELLRRIDVPYRVVINEGVELAKVFGATDGHKFVNGVLDKLASTLRAAEVNSAKR; this comes from the coding sequence GTGATTAGCGACGACAACGACAGCTTCAACCCACAGCCGGAGAAGCGCCCCAACGCGCCGACCGGCAAGCTCGCCGCGCGTCGTCAGGCGCGCAGCCTGGGCATGCAGGCGCTGTATCAGTGGCAGATGGCTGGCCAATCGCTGAACGAAATCGAAGCGCAGTTTCGCGTCGACAACGATTTCAAAGCCGTCGACGGCGCTTACTTCCGCGAGATTCTGCACGGGGTGGCGACCAACAAGACCGAGATCGATGATGCGCTGCTGCCCTGTTTGGACCGCACTCTGGAAGAACTCGATCCGGTCGAGCTGGCCATTCTGCGGCTGTCGACTTACGAGCTGCTCAGGCGCATCGACGTGCCGTACCGCGTGGTGATCAACGAGGGCGTCGAGTTGGCCAAGGTGTTCGGCGCCACCGACGGACACAAGTTCGTCAACGGTGTGCTGGACAAGCTGGCGTCCACGCTGCGCGCCGCCGAAGTGAATTCGGCCAAGCGCTAA
- the ribE gene encoding 6,7-dimethyl-8-ribityllumazine synthase, with amino-acid sequence MTLKTIEGTFIAPKGRYALVVGRFNSFVVESLVSGAVDALVRHGVSESDITIIRAPGAFEIPLVAQKVAQRSEYDAIIALGAVIRGGTPHFEYVAGECTKGLAQVSMEFGVPVAFGVLTVDSIEQAIERSGTKAGNKGAEAALSALEMVSLLAQLEAK; translated from the coding sequence ATGACCCTGAAGACCATCGAAGGTACTTTCATCGCCCCCAAAGGCCGCTACGCCCTGGTGGTTGGCCGCTTCAATAGCTTCGTGGTCGAGAGCCTGGTAAGCGGCGCAGTCGATGCGCTGGTACGCCACGGCGTGAGCGAAAGCGACATCACCATCATTCGCGCCCCGGGTGCCTTCGAGATTCCGCTGGTCGCCCAGAAAGTCGCTCAGCGTAGCGAGTACGACGCCATCATCGCCCTTGGCGCGGTGATTCGTGGCGGCACGCCGCACTTCGAATACGTCGCCGGCGAATGCACCAAGGGCCTGGCCCAGGTGTCCATGGAGTTCGGCGTACCGGTGGCCTTCGGCGTGCTGACCGTTGATTCCATCGAACAAGCCATCGAACGTTCCGGCACTAAAGCCGGCAACAAAGGTGCCGAAGCGGCACTCTCGGCCCTGGAAATGGTCAGCCTGCTGGCGCAGCTGGAGGCCAAGTGA
- the ribBA gene encoding bifunctional 3,4-dihydroxy-2-butanone-4-phosphate synthase/GTP cyclohydrolase II, producing the protein MALNSIEELIEDIRQGKMVILMDDEDRENEGDLIMAAECVKAEDINFMARFARGLICMPMTRERCETLKLPLMAPRNGSGFGTKFTVSIEAAVGVTTGISAADRACTVQAAAAKNAKADDIVSPGHIFPLMAQAGGVLARAGHTEAACDLARMGGFDPSGVICEVMNDDGTMARRPELEAFAAEHDIKIGTIADLIHYRMIHERTVERISEQPLDTEVGQFTLVTYRDAVEDTVHMALTLGRISPEEPTLVRVHNMEPLRDLFMVNQPGRWSLRAAMAKVADAGSGVVLLLGNPLTGPELLAHLGRQQPPSPATYSTVGAGSQILRDLGVRQMRLMSSPMKFNAISGFDLEVVEYLPSE; encoded by the coding sequence ATGGCACTCAACAGCATCGAAGAACTGATCGAAGACATCCGCCAGGGCAAGATGGTCATCCTCATGGATGACGAAGACCGCGAGAACGAAGGCGACCTGATCATGGCCGCCGAATGCGTTAAGGCCGAGGACATCAACTTCATGGCCCGCTTCGCCCGCGGCCTGATCTGCATGCCGATGACCCGCGAGCGCTGCGAAACGCTCAAGCTGCCGCTGATGGCGCCGCGCAACGGTTCCGGTTTCGGCACCAAGTTCACCGTCTCGATCGAAGCCGCCGTAGGCGTCACCACCGGTATTTCCGCCGCCGACCGGGCGTGTACCGTGCAGGCGGCCGCGGCGAAGAACGCCAAGGCCGACGATATCGTTAGCCCCGGCCACATCTTCCCGCTGATGGCTCAGGCCGGTGGCGTGCTGGCGCGTGCCGGCCACACCGAAGCGGCCTGCGACCTGGCGCGGATGGGCGGCTTCGATCCGAGCGGGGTGATCTGCGAAGTGATGAACGACGACGGCACCATGGCCCGCCGTCCGGAGCTCGAAGCGTTCGCCGCCGAGCACGACATCAAGATCGGCACCATTGCCGACCTGATCCACTACCGGATGATCCACGAGCGCACCGTCGAGCGTATCAGCGAGCAACCGCTGGACACCGAAGTGGGCCAGTTCACCCTGGTCACCTATCGCGACGCTGTGGAAGACACCGTGCACATGGCGCTGACCCTCGGCCGCATCAGCCCCGAGGAGCCGACCCTGGTGCGGGTGCACAACATGGAGCCGCTGCGCGACCTGTTCATGGTCAACCAGCCAGGGCGCTGGAGCTTGCGCGCGGCGATGGCCAAGGTGGCCGATGCCGGTAGTGGCGTGGTGCTGCTGCTGGGTAACCCGCTCACCGGTCCGGAACTGCTCGCCCACCTCGGCCGTCAGCAGCCGCCGAGTCCGGCGACCTATAGCACGGTCGGTGCCGGCTCGCAGATCCTTCGCGACCTCGGCGTGCGCCAGATGCGCCTGATGAGCTCGCCGATGAAGTTCAACGCGATATCCGGTTTCGACCTAGAGGTTGTAGAATACCTGCCCTCTGAATAA
- a CDS encoding riboflavin synthase: protein MFTGIIEALGTIRALSPKGGDVRVQVATGKLDLSDVKLGDSIAVNGVCLTAVELPGDGFCADVSRETLACTAFIGLKAGSVVNLEKALTPSSRLGGHLVSGHVDGVGEVIARADNARAVQFTLRAPRELAKYIALKGSITVDGTSLTVNAVNGAEFELTIVPHTLSETIMADYRPGRLVNLEVDLLARYIERLLLGDKAAEPSASGINASFLAEHGYLNK from the coding sequence ATGTTCACCGGCATAATCGAAGCCCTCGGCACTATCCGCGCGCTCAGCCCGAAAGGCGGCGATGTGCGCGTGCAAGTCGCGACCGGCAAGCTCGACCTTTCCGACGTCAAACTGGGCGACAGCATTGCCGTTAATGGCGTGTGCCTGACGGCCGTGGAACTGCCCGGCGATGGCTTCTGCGCCGATGTCAGCCGCGAGACGCTGGCCTGCACCGCGTTCATTGGCCTCAAGGCCGGCAGCGTGGTCAACCTGGAGAAGGCGCTGACCCCCAGCAGCCGTCTCGGTGGGCATCTGGTCAGCGGCCATGTCGACGGGGTCGGCGAAGTCATCGCCCGCGCCGATAACGCCCGCGCCGTGCAATTCACCCTCCGTGCGCCACGCGAGCTGGCCAAGTACATCGCCCTCAAAGGCTCGATCACCGTCGACGGCACCAGTCTGACCGTCAATGCGGTGAACGGCGCCGAGTTCGAGCTGACCATCGTCCCGCATACTTTGAGCGAGACCATCATGGCCGACTACCGTCCGGGTCGCCTGGTCAACCTCGAGGTCGATCTGCTGGCCCGCTACATCGAGCGCCTGCTGCTCGGCGACAAGGCCGCCGAGCCGAGCGCCTCGGGCATCAATGCAAGTTTTCTGGCCGAACACGGCTACCTGAACAAGTAA
- the ribD gene encoding bifunctional diaminohydroxyphosphoribosylaminopyrimidine deaminase/5-amino-6-(5-phosphoribosylamino)uracil reductase RibD: MSDNATDALDARYMSRALELARKGLYSTHPNPRVGCVVVRDGQIVGEGWHARAGEPHAEVHALRQAGERARGATAYVTLEPCSHHGRTPPCANALIDAGVARVVAAMQDPNPQVAGRGLLRLAEAGIAVHSGVLEGEARTLNVGFIKRMEQGVPFVRVKLAMSLDGRTAMASGESQWITGAAARAAVQRLRARSSVVLTGADTVLTDAARLTVRPDELGLNAELTALAVTRPPVRVLVDGRLRVPLDAPFYQAGAALVATCAAASARDRFLAEGHELLAVPGSNGHVDLRKLLAELAARGVNEVLVEAGPRLAGAFARLGLVDEYQLFVAAKFLGSSARPLLDLPLARMAEAQELQIRDIRAVGDDWRIIATPKALG; encoded by the coding sequence ATGAGTGACAACGCCACGGACGCCCTCGACGCCCGCTACATGAGCCGCGCGCTCGAGCTGGCCCGCAAGGGCCTGTATTCCACTCATCCGAATCCGCGCGTCGGTTGTGTCGTCGTGCGCGACGGGCAGATTGTCGGCGAAGGCTGGCATGCCCGCGCCGGAGAGCCGCATGCCGAAGTACACGCACTGCGCCAGGCTGGCGAGCGCGCGCGGGGCGCGACGGCCTACGTCACGCTCGAGCCATGCAGCCATCACGGCCGCACCCCGCCGTGCGCCAATGCGCTGATCGATGCCGGCGTGGCGCGGGTGGTGGCGGCCATGCAGGACCCTAATCCGCAGGTCGCCGGACGCGGTTTGCTGCGCCTGGCCGAAGCCGGTATCGCGGTGCACAGCGGCGTGCTGGAAGGCGAGGCGCGCACCCTCAATGTCGGCTTCATCAAGCGCATGGAGCAGGGTGTGCCGTTCGTGCGGGTCAAGCTGGCGATGAGCCTGGACGGGCGCACGGCGATGGCCAGCGGCGAGAGCCAATGGATCACCGGAGCCGCCGCGCGCGCCGCCGTGCAGCGCTTGCGCGCGCGCTCCAGCGTGGTCTTGACCGGTGCCGACACGGTCCTCACCGATGCGGCACGGCTCACCGTGCGGCCCGATGAGTTGGGCTTGAACGCCGAGCTGACCGCCTTGGCGGTGACCCGCCCCCCTGTGCGCGTACTGGTCGATGGGCGCTTGCGGGTGCCGCTCGACGCACCGTTCTATCAGGCCGGCGCGGCGTTGGTGGCGACCTGCGCCGCGGCCTCGGCGCGCGACCGGTTTCTCGCCGAAGGCCACGAGCTGCTGGCGGTGCCGGGCAGCAACGGGCATGTCGACTTGCGCAAATTGCTCGCCGAACTGGCCGCGCGCGGCGTCAACGAAGTCCTGGTCGAGGCCGGCCCACGCCTGGCGGGTGCCTTTGCCCGGTTGGGCCTGGTCGACGAATACCAGCTGTTCGTCGCCGCCAAGTTCCTCGGCTCCAGCGCCCGGCCGTTGCTCGACCTGCCGCTGGCGCGGATGGCCGAGGCGCAGGAGCTGCAAATTCGCGATATCCGTGCGGTCGGCGATGACTGGCGAATCATCGCCACCCCCAAGGCTCTCGGGTAA